The following is a genomic window from Micromonospora cathayae.
GCACACCGCGGTGGTAGGCCGACAGCAGACCGCGTACTTCGTCGGGGGTGCGGCGGCTGCGGTCCCGGCCGCCCTTGGGCTCGACGCCGCCGGGGACGAGCTGGGCCTGCGGCACCCGCTTGGGCAGCCCGGACCGGGTCTGACCGGCGACGGTCGGCTCGGCGGCCTTGACCGCCCGGGACCAGCCGTCGTCCGCCGCCGTCCGCCAGGCGTCCGCGTTGGACGCCGGCTTCGGCGTGACCTCGACCACCGGCGCGGGGGCCGGCGTCGGGGCCGGGGCCGGGATCGGGGCGGGGGTCGCCACCGGCTCCGGCACCGGGGTCACCGGCGGCGGGGGCGGCGTGTACGAGGGGGGCGGCGGCTGCGACGGCGAGGTGACCGTGGCCCCCGGGGTACGGCCCGGCAGCCGGGGTACCTCGGCCTTCGGAGCGGCCACCACCGGGCTGCTCACCACCGGGCTGCTCACCGCCGTGTCCTGGTCGAACTGGGGCCGGGCGAAGATGGCGGTCGCGTCGTTGCCGTGGGAACGGAACCAGGCGGTCTCCATCTCCCGGAAGATCGGCGCGGCCTCGGCCGGCTCGTCCGGACGGCGCACCGCGGGCACGCCCGGCGTCGCCGCCGGTACCGCCAGCGGGGTCGTCGGACCGGCCGGCGGGATGACCGGGCCGGTGAGCGGCGTGGTCGGCCCGCCGAACGGGGTGGTCGGCCCGCCTAGCGGCGTGGTCGGACCGGCCGGCGTGGCGACCGGCCCGGCCACCGGCCCGGCGGGCAGGGCGGAGGTCGCCGGACCGGTGCCCGGGGAACGCTGCGGCAGCGGGTTGAGCGTCGGGAACGCGGTGGTCGGCGTGCCGGCGAGCGCACCGTTGGAACTGGTCGACTGGGCCGGCGGGACCGGGGTGAACAGCGACCCGCCGAGGCTCGGGGAGGCGGTGGTGGGGCCACCCACGTTCACCGTCGGCCCGGTGTCCCGGTTCTCGTTCGTCGCCGGCCACTGGGTCGGGGTGGGGCCGGAGTTGCGCCACGGGTCACCGGTCAGGGTGGCCGCCGAGGTCCGCGCCCCGCCGGCCAGCGGCTCGGGGAGCGGGGACGACGTGTTGAGCGGGGACTGCTCGACGGCGAGCGGCTGACGCGGCCGGGGCAGTGCCTGGTCCCGGCCCCGGGTCTGCGGCAGCACCACCGTCGAGTTGGGCAGGGTGACCTGGGCGACGGTGCCGCCCTCCACGTTGCGCCGCAGCTCGACCCGGATGCCGTACCGGGAGGCCAGTCGGCTGACCACGGCCAGACCCATCAGCCGGAACGCGGCCACGTCCACGCTCGACGGGGCGGCCAGCCGCCGGTTCAGCGAGTCGAGCTGCTCGTCGGTCAGGCCCAGGCCGCGGTCCTCGATCTGGATCAGGACGTAGTCGCGGATGCGCCGGCCGTCGGCGACCACGGTGGTGGTCGGCGGGGAGAACCGGGTGGCGTTGTCGAGCAGTTCGGCGACCAGCCGGACCACGTCGTTGACCGCGTGCGCGGCCACCGAGATGTCCGTGTCGACGGTGCCGAACTCGATCCGGTTGTAGAGCTCGACCTCGGACTGCGCGGCGCGCAGCACGTCGACCAGGAGCGCGTCGTCGCGACGCGGCACCGCCGAGTCGGCACCGGCGAGCACCAGCAGGTTCTCGTCGTTGCGGCGCATCCGGGTGGCCAGGTGGTCCAGCTCGAAGAGCTGGGCGAGCCGCTTCGGGTCCTCCTCGCCACGCTCGATCGCGTCCAGCTCGCCGATCATCCGGTCGACCAGGGTCTGCGACCGGCGGGCCAGGTTGAGGAACATCGCCGACACGCTGTTACGCAGGGCGGCCTGCTCGGCGGCGATCCGAACCGCCTCGCGGTGGACCACGTTGAAGGCGAGCGCGACCTGGCCCACCTCGTCCTTGTTGGTCAGCTTGATCGGGTCGCGGACCTCGCGGACGACCTCCTCCACGCCGCTGTCACCGGCGTTGCCCATGTTCTGCAGCCGCTTCACGGCCTCGGGCAGGTCGTGGTTCGCCACCGAGAGCGCGCCCTCACGGAGCCGGCGCAGCGAGTGGTTGAGCG
Proteins encoded in this region:
- a CDS encoding sensor histidine kinase gives rise to the protein MSTAPTTLPESGQPNQDKRRRRLPRLRDARIRSKLALILVVPVAAVIALATVRLISVGEGAYEANQARSLTALSVDISALTQDLHRERMAAATYLAVPTSKPDSYNLHVRRTDQRVAQYTAQRREIGEVPAAVRDRLRIIDDHLATLNTTRQEVLNRGDRQMPVSAVVLRYGVVLTDLVGYGDALAQLPGDGALADSRRAVAAFSRAKSAVAEEEAVAFTALATNRVDQEQFSSFVATLTSQQEALLAFSLAADPAQQALVDSTVTGDAVVLADRVAADISRSVGQRALVGADDATFAIGAVNDLMRWTEGQLQDQLLNQTDQARTAVIRQAVIESLLVLLTLIVAITLAVVLARSLNHSLRRLREGALSVANHDLPEAVKRLQNMGNAGDSGVEEVVREVRDPIKLTNKDEVGQVALAFNVVHREAVRIAAEQAALRNSVSAMFLNLARRSQTLVDRMIGELDAIERGEEDPKRLAQLFELDHLATRMRRNDENLLVLAGADSAVPRRDDALLVDVLRAAQSEVELYNRIEFGTVDTDISVAAHAVNDVVRLVAELLDNATRFSPPTTTVVADGRRIRDYVLIQIEDRGLGLTDEQLDSLNRRLAAPSSVDVAAFRLMGLAVVSRLASRYGIRVELRRNVEGGTVAQVTLPNSTVVLPQTRGRDQALPRPRQPLAVEQSPLNTSSPLPEPLAGGARTSAATLTGDPWRNSGPTPTQWPATNENRDTGPTVNVGGPTTASPSLGGSLFTPVPPAQSTSSNGALAGTPTTAFPTLNPLPQRSPGTGPATSALPAGPVAGPVATPAGPTTPLGGPTTPFGGPTTPLTGPVIPPAGPTTPLAVPAATPGVPAVRRPDEPAEAAPIFREMETAWFRSHGNDATAIFARPQFDQDTAVSSPVVSSPVVAAPKAEVPRLPGRTPGATVTSPSQPPPPSYTPPPPPVTPVPEPVATPAPIPAPAPTPAPAPVVEVTPKPASNADAWRTAADDGWSRAVKAAEPTVAGQTRSGLPKRVPQAQLVPGGVEPKGGRDRSRRTPDEVRGLLSAYHRGVQRGRTAGADLNSDSTKETSR